In Erigeron canadensis isolate Cc75 chromosome 1, C_canadensis_v1, whole genome shotgun sequence, a single window of DNA contains:
- the LOC122588484 gene encoding probable F-box protein At4g22030 — MAAINQASSIIIRSNTLFGSSSSHRDVATTAIHLPRRINTNNLQGMFAPNIGLVEEISTRIISSSPNKTTNSKSPKVVNYSPDHEVIMEKLYLILEAVSDRVEMHKNIGEQRANWNSLLLTSINTITLSAATMAAITTTTTLPAGAPLEALKLSSTFLYLAATGMLVIMNKIQPSQLAEEQRNAARLFKQLETEIKTKIAAIGGRNPTITDVDEAMKKVLAIDRAYPLPLIGVMLEKFPAKVEPAVWWPDEQQPRTININGRRRQKDNNGNGWSNELEEEMREIIRVLEIKDKDDYLRLGKKAVKLNKVLAIAGPLLTGLGAIGSACISNVSPPDHMIMSSWAMMLGVMGGAMASVVNTVQHGGQVGMVFEMYRSNAGFFEMIKESIESNLKEKDLESRENGQVFEMKVALRLGRSLSELRHVAASYARKGADDIEEFGSKLF, encoded by the coding sequence ATGGCTGCCATTAATCAAGCTTCAAGCATTATTATCCGTTCAAACACATTATTCGGCTCTTCATCTTCTCATAGAGATGTCGCAACGACTGCTATCCATTTACCCAGGAGGATTAACACAAATAATCTGCAGGGTATGTTCGCACCAAACATTGGTTTGGTGGAAGAAATTTCAACAAGAATAATCTCTTCTTCTCCCAACAAGACAACTAACAGCAAAAGCCCTAAAGTAGTCAACTACTCTCCTGACCATGAAGTGATCATGGAAAAGCTTTATCTGATACTAGAGGCAGTGTCGGATCGGGTGGAGATGCATAAGAACATTGGAGAGCAAAGGGCTAACTGGAACAGCCTCCTGCTGACATCTATCAATACCATTACTCTTTCGGCTGCAACCATGGCTGccattactactactactactttaCCAGCTGGTGCGCCTTTGGAAGCCCTTAAACTTTCATCtactttcttgtatttggcAGCAACTGGGATGTTGGTAATCATGAACAAAATCCAACCGTCTCAGCTGGCTGAAGAACAAAGAAACGCTGCACGCTTGTTCAAGCAGCTTGAAACCGAAATCAAGACAAAGATAGCAGCTATAGGCGGCCGCAATCCAACTATTACTGATGTAGATGAAGCAATGAAGAAAGTTTTAGCTATAGACAGAGCCTACCCTCTTCCTTTAATCGGTGTCATGCTTGAAAAGTTTCCGGCCAAAGTAGAACCAGCGGTTTGGTGGCCAGATGAACAACAACCAAGGACTATTAATATTAATGGTCGTCGTCGTCAAAAAGATAATAATGGTAATGGCTGGAGTAATGAACTGGAAGAGGAGATGAGAGAGATCATTAGAGTTTTAGAGATAAAAGATAAAGATGATTACTTGAGGTTAGGCAAAAAGGCCGTGAAGCTTAACAAAGTTTTAGCCATAGCCGGTCCTCTGCTAACCGGCTTAGGAGCAATTGGTTCAGCTTGTATTAGTAATGTATCTCCTCCTGATCATATGATTATGAGTTCTTGGGCCATGATGCTTGGAGTCATGGGAGGTGCCATGGCAAGCGTTGTGAACACGGTACAACACGGCGGGCAGGTCGGGATGGTGTTTGAGATGTACCGAAGCAATGCTGGTTTCTTTGAGATGATCAAGGAATCCATAGAATCAAACTTGAAGGAAAAAGATTTGGAGAGCAGAGAGAATGGCCAAGTGTTTGAGATGAAGGTTGCATTGCGTCTCGGAAGAAGCCTGTCCGAGCTTAGACACGTTGCCGCTTCTTATGCAAGGAAAGGGGCGGACGACATTGAAGAGTTTGGAAGCAAGCTTTTCtga
- the LOC122582567 gene encoding probable serine/threonine-protein kinase PBL22 has translation MIPTFPFFVFVFVFVFVTSVFATDECVLDIQHTSKSCENANWNGFIDSECCESPFEEYLSALSVHANQTQTGSIFLNSRQQQSCRSSLEGSNGRNLLNCGVEKLTSGLGSCSSFSLTDVANKLESSLTGLDQDCAVLDSRNGCDSCFERWQKIGGLTMNSSSEETEICRFVVLVSMVSRKVSDPKWIRAVYQCLGQNQSQNLEDDDHKHKKRISIGLWILIGGLIGIVMILITTLWIFFRKKVSRKPPDCKDGVCVLNSPIPTDLTTKLTVKEVYAATNDLKASNFIGEGNAGKVYKGVLPNGQDVAIKHIVNDGEMETFVREITSLSPVRHPNLVRLLDHCEGEGECFLVYELCHWGNLSEWLFSKDKVLTWIQRLQIAIDCARGLWFLHTYPGGCIVHRDIKPTNILLNMNFQAKLADFGLSKIIDTGLSHVSSEVRGTFGYVDPEYQKNSRVNASGDVYSFGIVLLQLLSGQRVINIDLQRPMSLGKMAKALTRGGSLTEFADPKLNGDYSFKAFETMTNLALSCIGTKQQRPSMEQVVIELERVLDVSLRDRSLKPSFSSDIV, from the exons ATGATCCCAACTTTTCCATTTTTTGTGTTCGtgttcgtgttcgtgtttgttACAAGTGTTTTTGCTACAGATGAATGTGTACTTGATATTCAACATACCTcaaaaagttgtgaaaatgctaATTGGAACGGATTTATCGACAGTGAATGTTGCGAATCACCATTTGAAGAATATCTATCCGCGTTATCAGTACACGCGAACCAAACCCAAACCGGGTCAATTTTCTTGAACTCGAGACAACAACAAAGTTGTAGATCTTCGTTAGAAGGTAGCAACGGAAGAAATCTGTTGAACTGTGGTGTGGAGAAGCTAACATCCGGACTAGGCAGTTGCTCGAGTTTCTCTCTAACGGATGTTGCTAACAAGCTTGAAAGCTCGTTAACTGGTTTAGACCAAGATTGTGCGGTTTTGGATTCAAGAAACGGCTGTGATTCTTGTTTTGAAAGATGGCAAAAGATTGGCGGTTTGACTATGAATAGTAGTAGTGAAGAAACCGAAATTTGTAGATTTGTTGTGCTTGTTTCGATGGTGAGTAGAAAGGTTTCTGACCCGAAATGGATTCGAGCAGTTTATCAGTGTCTTGGTCAGAATCAATCTCAGAATCTTGAAGATGATGATCATAAACACAAGAAACGAATTAGCATAg GATTGTGGATTCTGATAGGAGGTCTCATTGGAATTGTGATGATTTTAATCACAACATTGTGGATTTTCTTCAGAAAAAAAGTCTCCAGAAAGCCACCCGACTGCAAAGATGGTGTTTGTGTATTGAATTCGCCTATTCCAACAGATTTAACCACGAAGTTAACAGTTAAGGAAGTCTATGCAGCTACGAATGATCTCAAAGCTTCTAACTTTATCGGTGAAGGAAACGCTG GTAAAGTGTATAAAGGTGTACTACCGAATGGTCAAGATGTTGCAATCAAACACATCGTGAACGATGGTGAAATGGAGACATTCGTAAGGGAGATTACAAGTTTGTCCCCTGTAAGACATCCTAATCTCGTAAGGTTATTGGATCATTGTGAGGGTGAAGGCGAGTGTTTTCTTGTTTACGAGCTTTGTCATTGGGGAAATCTTTCTGAATGGTTGTTTAGTAAAGATAAAGTGCTAACATGGATCCAACGTCTTCAAATCGCTATTGACTGTGCTCGTGGACTATGGTTTCTTCATACTTACCCTGGCGGATGCATCGTTCATCGCGATATAAAG CCGACAAACATTCTATTGAACATGAACTTTCAAGCAAAGTTGGCTGATTTTGGATTGTCTAAGATCATCGACACGGGCCTGTCTCATGTTAGCTCAGAAGTTAGAGGAACATTTGGTTATGTGGATCCTGAGTATCAAAAGAATAGCCGTGTCAACGCATCTGGGGACGTTTATAGCTTTGGGATAGTGCTATTACAGCTTCTTTCTGGTCAAAGGGTGATCAATATAGACTTGCAAAGGCCAATGTCGTTGGGGAAGATG GCAAAGGCACTAACAAGGGGAGGGAGCTTGACAGAGTTTGCTGATCCAAAACTTAACGGAGATTACTCCTTTAAGGCATTTGAAACAATGACAAACCTAGCTCTTTCATGTATCGGGACAAAGCAACAAAGGCCTTCAATGGAGCAAGTAGTCATAGAACTCGAAAGGGTTCTTGACGTGTCACTAAGAGATCGGTCGCTTAAACCTTCCTTTTCTTCCGACATTGTCTAA